Below is a genomic region from Caulobacter rhizosphaerae.
CGCAGCATCCAGGCGCTGCGGGACAGGTAGTCGGTCCAGGCTCGCATCTCGCCCTCGGCCCAGGTCTCGTTGCGCGACAGGTGCTGGCCGTACTGGCGCAGGGTCATGCCCGGCCTGCGGTCCAGGAACGGCTGGTGGGCCGAGGTGTGCAGCACGAAGTGGTTGACGCCCTCGGCCAAGTAGCGGTCGACGATGGGCTTGGCCTGCCAGGGACCGGTCCGCCAGGGCTCCTCGCCCATGGTGGTCAGGGCCTCGGCGCCGACCAGGGGCTTGCCGTAGACGTGGGCGGCCGAGGCGGCCTCGCGGATGTCGGCCAGGTGCGCGGCCGGTGGCGGCTTGTCCTGGGCGTAGACCCAGAACTCGCCCATCGGCAAGTCGGCCCGGCCCTTGGCCTGCAGGCCGTCCGCGGTGGTCGGCAGGTCGACGCCCGGGGCCTCGGCGGCGTAGGTCAGGCCCTCGCCGTGCAGAACCCTGGCGATCTCTTCGAAATGGTGCTCGGTCAGCAGGTCGGCCAGGGTGCGGCGGTAGTCCCAGAGGAAGCGCTCGGTGCGGGCCGCGTCGTCCACCACCCGCCCCGTCAGGGCCGGCAGCCACGGCGTCAGGTCGTAGCCGCGCCGCCTGGCGAACTCGGCCGGCATGGCCTCGGTCCAGTTGGCCTGACCCGCCTCCCAGCTGTCGGTGATCACGAAGCCCAACCCGCCCCCTCCAGCCTTGGGGCCGTACAGCTCACCGAGTTCGGCCTTCAGCGGGTCCAGCAGGCCGTGCATATGGGCCCGCACATGGTCGGCGTTCAGCTTGTCGACCTCCAGGCCCAGGCTCTCGGCCGAGGCGGGCGTGTCGCGGCGGCCGGTCAGGGACCAGCCCAGGCGCAGCACGCGCCAGCGGCCTGGCGGCGGCGACCAGTCCAGCGTTCCGTCGGCGCGAAGGCGGTCGGTCAGGTCCAGCACGCCTTCCGCCGGGATCCCCTGCCCTCCGGCCGGCGTGACGACGGCCTCGTAGTCGTCCAGCACGCCCCAGCCGGCCTTGTCCTCGAAGCGATTGACGCGGGGGTCGGCGTGCGGGGCGAACTCGGTGACGACAACCGGCTTGTCGGCCTCCAGGCGCAGGCGGACAACGCGGCCCGTCGCGGCGGGGAAGGCGAAGGTGCGGACCGGCAGGCCCTGGCGCGCCTCGCCCGGCAGCACGGCCAGCGGACGAAACGCCACGCCGTCGTCGCTGACCTCGACCACGCCCTTCGGCATGGCGCCCTCGACCCCGACCGTCACCGCCCGCAGCGTCACGGGCTTGGCGAAACGCAGCGTCAGCCAGCCCTGCGCCGCCAGAGGCGCCAGGGCCGGCGCGGCATAGGCGCCGTCCGACAGGCGGGCGGCGTCGACCACGCCGGCGCTGGACGCCGCCGCCGGCCCGACGGCCGCCGCCTCGTCCGGCGTCAGTCGCCAGGCCACGACCTTGACGTCGCGATAGAGCCGCGGCTCGGCGAAGCGGGCGTTGATCGGCAGGTCCTGGAACGGTCCGCTGGCCCCGGGCGGCGGGGGCAGGCGGTGCGGCCCCCGGCCCGACAGCGTCGTCTCGCTCCAGACCAGCTTCTTCATGGCCTGCTGCGGCGTCACCCAGGGACCGCCGGTCTCGCTCCAGCCGCCGCCGGCCGCCAGGCCGAAGTCGAGACCCAGCGCCCGGGACCGCGCGGCGGTGTAGCGGACCATCGCCTTCCATTCGGGCGAGCCATAGCCGACCCGATGCTCGACATATTGCGGGATCGGCGGCGAGCCGAAGCCGATGTCGAACAGGATCGGCCCGCCGATCCCGGCGCGCTTCATCCAGTCCAGATCGAGACGGATGCCTTCCTGGGTGACGTTGCCGTTGATCCATTGCCAGAAGACCTGGGGCCGCGTGGCGGCGGGCGGCGTCTCGAAACCGGCGCGGAGCGCGTCTTCGGCTTGGGCGGTCGAGGGAGCGAGACAGGCGCTCGCCAGCATCGTCGCCAGGCCGAAACTGATCCCACGCCCCGCCATGCGTTGTCCCTGTCATTTCGCCTGAGGCGCCACCATAGCCGCGGGCGCTGAAAGCGAAAGCTGGTATGATGATTATATCAGATCACCTTCGCGCGGCGCTTGTCGCGAGCGCCGCCCTAGATCCCCGCCGGCAGCTTCAGGAACATCTCCGGCTTGAGCGCGGCGGGCGTGAAGCGGGCCTGGCGGATCGCGCCCTTGAAGTAGTCGACCCGGTTCATCCGCACGCCGACAGAGGCCCGCCCGGGGCCTTGCGGGGTGAAGGCGATCTTCGCCTCGCCCTGCAGCTGGCCGTCGACATAGGCGCGGTAGGTCTCGCCGTCATAGGTCTGGGCCACGTGGCGCCAGCGGCCGACCGGAAACAGCTTGTCGGGAGCGACCAGGGTCTGCTTGTAGCCCGGCCCGTTGACGAAGGCGTCGAGGTACCACTGGTCCCCGACCACGCGCAGCTCGAACAGCATCCGGGTGTTGGACGGCGTGGCGGGCGCGGGGATCGGCTCGTCGGAAGCCAGATGGAACCACCGCTGGGCGAACACGCCGCCGTCGGGCCGGATGAAGGCCTCGAAGGTGAAGGTGGCGGCGCCCGCCAGGGGATGGCGGTCGATGAACAGGGCGTCGTCGACGCCGTCGAACAGCACCGCCTTGCCCAGCGGCGTGTCGATCACGGTCGGCGCGCCCTCGACACGGGTCGCTTCGCCGCCGATGCGGTCCAGGCAGTCGAAGGTCCAGACGACGGCGGCAGGCTTGGCGGCGGCGGACTTGGCGGCGGCGAGGGCGGGCCCGGCGGCCAGACTGGCGGCGGCGCCAAGCAGAAGGTCGCGGCGGATCATTGCGCTATTGGCCATCTTCAGAACCCCGTCCAGCCGTCAAGCACCGTGGGGACCGTATAGGCCCGCGCCTGCGCCGTCGTCAGCTGGCGACGACGCCTGGATGACCTGCCCGCGCCCGGTCCATGGCTGGCGTATTCGAACAAACGCGCGTCCTCCGGCTCCAGCATGGCGCGGCGACCGCCTTTCAGATTGTAGTGCATCGGATACCAGCCCTCGGGCACGATGTGGTCGTCCATCCAGCAGCGGACGAAGGCCGCCTGCCCGACCGCGTCGGGATTGCCGTAGCGGCCGTCCGGGAAGGCCATGGTGTGACGCCAGGGCCGGCCCAGGGCCATGGTGTGATCGGGCATGTCGGCGTCGCGGGTCAGGCGGCAGTCCAGGAATACCAGGCCGAACCGCTGATGACGATCGGTGTCGGGCGCGGCGATGAAGCCATGGAAATCCTTGCCCGGCCGGGTGCGCGCGCGGATCTCGCAACGGTCGAACACCGCCCGGCCGGCGCCATAGATGAAGTCGACGCAGCCGCTGACATAGCAGCGCCGGAACAGGCTGCGGCCGGCGTCGGTGAACAGGGTGTCCTGCCAGCCGGTCAGAGCCACGTCCTCGAAATAGGCCTTGTCCGAGCCCTTGCCCAGCTTCAGGGCCGTGGCCTGGGCGCCGCTGGCGCCGGTGCGGTCGTAGTCGACCTC
It encodes:
- a CDS encoding LamG domain-containing protein: MANSAMIRRDLLLGAAASLAAGPALAAAKSAAAKPAAVVWTFDCLDRIGGEATRVEGAPTVIDTPLGKAVLFDGVDDALFIDRHPLAGAATFTFEAFIRPDGGVFAQRWFHLASDEPIPAPATPSNTRMLFELRVVGDQWYLDAFVNGPGYKQTLVAPDKLFPVGRWRHVAQTYDGETYRAYVDGQLQGEAKIAFTPQGPGRASVGVRMNRVDYFKGAIRQARFTPAALKPEMFLKLPAGI
- a CDS encoding glycosyl hydrolase, encoding MAGRGISFGLATMLASACLAPSTAQAEDALRAGFETPPAATRPQVFWQWINGNVTQEGIRLDLDWMKRAGIGGPILFDIGFGSPPIPQYVEHRVGYGSPEWKAMVRYTAARSRALGLDFGLAAGGGWSETGGPWVTPQQAMKKLVWSETTLSGRGPHRLPPPPGASGPFQDLPINARFAEPRLYRDVKVVAWRLTPDEAAAVGPAAASSAGVVDAARLSDGAYAAPALAPLAAQGWLTLRFAKPVTLRAVTVGVEGAMPKGVVEVSDDGVAFRPLAVLPGEARQGLPVRTFAFPAATGRVVRLRLEADKPVVVTEFAPHADPRVNRFEDKAGWGVLDDYEAVVTPAGGQGIPAEGVLDLTDRLRADGTLDWSPPPGRWRVLRLGWSLTGRRDTPASAESLGLEVDKLNADHVRAHMHGLLDPLKAELGELYGPKAGGGGLGFVITDSWEAGQANWTEAMPAEFARRRGYDLTPWLPALTGRVVDDAARTERFLWDYRRTLADLLTEHHFEEIARVLHGEGLTYAAEAPGVDLPTTADGLQAKGRADLPMGEFWVYAQDKPPPAAHLADIREAASAAHVYGKPLVGAEALTTMGEEPWRTGPWQAKPIVDRYLAEGVNHFVLHTSAHQPFLDRRPGMTLRQYGQHLSRNETWAEGEMRAWTDYLSRSAWMLRQGRPGADIAYFYGEGAAAGLPLLEGGKASLPPGYDFDYLDAESLIQRLSVAGGRLILPSGVSYRALVLPRRIDRLSLPVLRKLDALAAAGALVIGERPVGSPSLSGGTAADAEWRGLADRLWGGGRVRSGEVGQILAGAGIAPAVRSPSDSLVWTRRVLDDGELFFVANTSGKRVEADLDFRVAGKAPEIWRADTGAAAPAGYAIEGSRTRVPLALGPSDAVFVVFRQPAKTASRPAPVRTTTTLARIDGPWTVRFAPGLDAPASITLDALGSWTEQPDPGVRYFSGAATYEKTLTVPRAWLGSGARLSLDLGEVREFATVTLNGKVLPVLWKPPFAVDVTDQIKPGENRLEVRVVNFWANRMIGDLQPGARKYTFAPIQPFEPSSPLSPSGLLGPVTLQRQETR
- a CDS encoding pectinesterase family protein, giving the protein MSMLHDRRTVLFAGGALAALAVGPARAASRPAFDAVLDREGRDRGGAKGFPTLAAALDAAPADGARPFRILVPAGTWREQVAVTRPNVHLIGEGRTASVIVFNEYAAGRNRPGGPAEIATVTVTAPGFRAERLTIANDFDYPGHMPAEVDYDRTGASGAQATALKLGKGSDKAYFEDVALTGWQDTLFTDAGRSLFRRCYVSGCVDFIYGAGRAVFDRCEIRARTRPGKDFHGFIAAPDTDRHQRFGLVFLDCRLTRDADMPDHTMALGRPWRHTMAFPDGRYGNPDAVGQAAFVRCWMDDHIVPEGWYPMHYNLKGGRRAMLEPEDARLFEYASHGPGAGRSSRRRRQLTTAQARAYTVPTVLDGWTGF